The sequence ATCGCCCCCCAGCTTATTGGCCATATCCCGGATCACATATGCTTATGGCCAGGGCCCGAAGGCATTCCCTTGGGCATGGTACCGCCGGGTGACATGGCCCCGGTCCCCATGGACCCATCCGGGCGCATTCCCTGGTTCCATGTCCTCTCCATGAATCCACGCGTGTGCATCGATTCAATCTTGGGTGCGCTAGCAGGCCCGAAGGTAGACCACTCGCCCGCCTTCACGCGGATCGGTTCCGCGTGTGGCGCATCGTGGAGTATTTCCACGACACCTTCGAAGACCACCAGGATGGATTTTCCATCTCTGTCTACCTCTATGCCATACCTCGTTCCCCGCACGGCCAGGAGTGCTCCGGGGACCGCGACACGCCGCTCCTCGCGGCCTCCTTCGATGAGGGCCTGGAAGAATGCTTTGATGCGTCCCTTTTCGAGGACGAGCAAAACCCCGGGTTCACCGCCTGCAAGTTTGACTTGGGTGTTTGCGAAAACCTCGAATCGCGAATTTCGAGCTGGCACGGCAATCACTGTTTGACCCAGCCAGCCCGTCCGAACCATGTCCCCGGAGTTTGCGGCACCGCCCTTTGCG comes from Holophagaceae bacterium and encodes:
- a CDS encoding FecR domain-containing protein encodes the protein MIPFLVPLALTLLQTSGPGTEAPLVYRFDEVKRSVFLLPGGDKSRESKVAKGGAANSGDMVRTGWLGQTVIAVPARNSRFEVFANTQVKLAGGEPGVLLVLEKGRIKAFFQALIEGGREERRVAVPGALLAVRGTRYGIEVDRDGKSILVVFEGVVEILHDAPHAEPIRVKAGEWSTFGPASAPKIESMHTRGFMERTWNQGMRPDGSMGTGAMSPGGTMPKGMPSGPGHKHM